The Sulfurirhabdus autotrophica genome includes a region encoding these proteins:
- a CDS encoding PilN domain-containing protein, with product MIRINLLPHREEKRAARQRNFNFMALGAVALGAVTVLLVHTINSGKIETQNNRNHFLETETAKLDKQIEEIKKLKEETQSLLSRKQVVETLQSNRGQAVHLLDQLLIRPDEV from the coding sequence ATGATCCGTATTAACTTACTCCCTCATCGGGAAGAGAAACGTGCTGCACGCCAACGTAACTTCAATTTTATGGCGCTGGGAGCAGTTGCACTTGGCGCGGTAACCGTTTTACTGGTCCACACTATTAATAGTGGGAAAATTGAAACGCAGAATAATCGCAACCATTTCCTGGAAACAGAAACAGCAAAGCTTGATAAACAAATTGAAGAGATCAAAAAGCTCAAGGAAGAAACGCAATCTCTGCTTTCCCGAAAACAAGTGGTTGAAACGCTGCAAAGTAATCGCGGACAAGCTGTTCATCTCTTGGATCAATTATTGATCCGGCCAGATGAAGTTTGA